The DNA sequence CGCTCCAGAACAGCGGGTCGTCCAGCATCCGCGAGAACTGCTCCACGCCGACCCAGGGGCTGTGGAAGATCGCGGTGACGCCGTTGCTGGAGACGTACGGGTCGTAGTCCTGGAAGGCGACGACGTTGCCGAGCAGCGGGACATAGTTGAAGAGCAGAAGCAGGAGGATGACGGGCAGCGTCATCAGGATGAGCGCACGATCGCGGCGCAGCCGGATCCGGAAGGGAACCTTGCCGGCCTTGCTCGTCCTGCGCGGCACCCGCTCCTTCACCGCGGCGGTGGCGACCGCGGCCGTCGGCTCCTCGACGGCCGCGGGGGGACGAGTCCCGTCGGGCCTGCTCCCGGCCGTGAGAGACATCAGTTGCCGCTGCCGTTCTTGTCGATGAGCTCCTTGTACCAGTCGCGCAGCTTGTCGCCGCCGGAGGACCTCCAGGTGGAGATGGCCGCCTGAACCTCCGACAGTCTCCGGTTGCCCCGCACGTAGTCGATCTCCAGCTGCTCGAACTGGCTGGAGAGATTGGCGTAGCGGGTCGGCTCGACGATGTTCATGCCGTACGTGGACGTCTTCTTCATGAAGGCACCCATCCGCTGCTGCCACTCGACCTGCTTGCGGGCGACGTCGGGGAAGTCGGGGTGGGCGTAGTAGGCGGCCGGTGCGGCCAGCATCACCCAGGCGTTGACCACCTGGGAGTTGCCCAGGTCGTTCTTGACCGGGACGCCGTCCCTGACCGTGTAGTGGGTGCCCTCGACGCCGTAGTCGACGAGCATCCGCTCCTTGGTGCCGTAGGGCGCTGCCGCGAAGTCGGCGGCGGCCAGGGCGTTCTCGATCGTCGTCTTCGAGGCGCCCTTGCGGATCAGCGACCAGATACCGGCGGGCTGGGCCGCCGTCAGCTTCGGGCTGCCACCGTCCGCGCCGAAGATGTCCATGCCCTCGATCTCGAAGTCCGGGTTGGACGCGGCCTGTTCGGTGGTCTTCCCGTACCAGGAGGACATGTCGTTGTTGAAGACGAGGATCTGGCCGGCGGTGAAACGGTTGCCCGCGTCGCCCGAGCGCGCCTTGTCGTCGGGATGGACCACGCCCGCGTCGAACAGCTTGCGGGTCCACTCCAGGGCTTCCAGGTACTCGGGCTGCTCGACGCGGTACGTCAGTTTGCCGTCGTCCCCGATGTCCCAGCCGAGCGTCCCGGAGGGGCGGACGCCGAAGATGCCCCATGCGGTCCAGTTCATGTCACCGCAGGCGTACACCTTGGCCTTGGTGCTGGTGGCCTCCTTGGCCCAACTGAGGAACTCTTCGGGTGACTTGGGGACCGAGTAGCCCTTCTTGTCGAAGATGTCCTTGCGGTAGAAGGGCACGATGAAGGACGCAGTCGCGGCCGGCATCGGGATGCCGCGCAGGGCGCCGCCGAAGATGCCCATGCGCCAGGCGTCGGAGGGGATGGCCGCCAGGTTCGGGTACTTCTTGACCTTGTCGCCCGCCAGGTAGGGGCCAAGGTCCATGAACTTCGCGGTGACCGCGTTCGCGATCTTGCCGACCAGTTCCCAGCTCGGCACGACCACCATGTCGGGTATGGAGCTGGAGGCCAGGACGGCGCCGAGCTTCTCGCCGTAGGTGTTGCCGTCCTGGTTCTGCCAGGTGACCTTGGTGCCCGCCGCGGCGTCCAGCGCCTTGTAGTAGGGGTTGCCGGGCTTCGGCGGGGAGCCCCAGAACGGGGCCATGACCTTGAAGGGGGCGCCGGTGCCGAGCTTCTCCGGGACCGAGGTGGCAAGGGCAGCGAGGTCGACCTTGCCGGTGTAGCCGGCCGCCGAACCGTTCTTCGACGGAAGGTCCGGCTGGGCGACCGTGCTGGCCACGTACGTCGGCAGCAGCTTCTTCGCGTCCTTGCCCGACGTGGCTCCCTCGCGCGAACCGCTGTCCGAACCGCCGCAGGCGGCGAGCAGCGGCATCCCGCCGGCCACCGCTGCGGTGGCGACCGCCGTGGAGGCGAGGAAGCTTCTCCGGCTGGTTCCCAAGGAGGCTGAGTCGGCGTTCGGCGTCATTGCGTCAACCCTTCATGGCGCACCTGGACACCCGGCGGTGGGCCGTCGGCTGCGGTGTCGTAAGTGGAACTGGCTGAGCTGAAGCGGTCCTCCGACCACTGCGACGAGATCCGTCAAGAGCCGACCGGGCTCCGCCGTCGAAGCGCTTCGATGTTGCTGCGAGGTTAAGTGAACACCCAGGGGTGCACAAGGGTCGCTTCCAAGATTCCTCCGAGGTGCGGGAAGGGACCTTTCCTTATGCATTGCTTGAAGTAAGGGCGTCGATGTCTTGACACCCACCCCCGAGCCGAATCAGCATCGAAGCGCTTCGAAAGCGCCTCGCCGCTCCACCACAAGGGGATCCCCAAGTGACCGCACAAACGCCGCCCACGCCACCTTTCCGTGATCGGCGACTGCCGTTCGCGAAGCGCATCGACGACCTTCTGTCGCGGCTCACCCTCGACGAGAAGATCGGATTTCTGCACCAGTTCACGCCCGCCGTGGAGCGCCTCGGCATCGCCGCGTTCCGCACCGGGCAGGAGGCCCTGCACGGCGTGGCGTGGATGGGCCCGGCCACCGTCTTTCCCCAGGCGGTCGGCCTCGGCGCGACCTGGAACACCGATCTCGTACGCCGGGTCGGCGAAGCGGTGTCGAAGGAGACCCGCGCCATGCGCGCCCGCGACGACCGGGTCGGCCTCAACGTCTGGTCCCCCACCGTCAATCTCCTGCGCCACCCCCTGTGGGGCCGCAACGAGGAGGGCTACTCCGAGGACCCGAAGCTCACCTCGGCCATCGCCACCGCGTACACCCGCGGACTGCGCGGCGACCACCCGACGTACTGGCGCACCGCCCCCGTACTCAAGCACTGGCTGGCCCACAACAACGAGACGGGCCGCGACGTCACATCCTCGTCGGTGCGCCCGCGCGTCCTGCACGAATACGACCTGCGGGCCTTCCGTGAGACGGTCGAGGCGGGCGCGACGGCCGGGGTGATGCCCGCGTACAACCTGGTCAACGGCCGCCCCAACCATGTCTCGCCGTATCTGCGCGAGCACCTGCGCACCTGGACCGACGAGGACATCCTGGTCTGCTCGGACGCCGGTGCGCCGTCCAACCTGGTCGACTCCGAGCACTACTTCGACACCCACGAGGAGGCCACGGCGGCCGCGATCCTCGCCGGTGTGGACAGCTTCACCGACCACGGCACCGACAGTTCGAAGATCACGGCGCGGGTCCGCGGGGCCCTGGACCAGGGCCTGCTGACCGAGGCGGACCTCGACACGGCGGTCCGCCGCCAGCTCTCGGTCCGCTTCCGCCTCGGTGAGTTCGAACCGGAGTACGACCCGCACGCGCCCACCAAGGACTTCGACACCCCGGCCCACCGGGCGCTCGCCCAGGAGGCCGCCGAGCAGTCGGTCGTCCTGCTCAAGAACAGCGGCGGACTGCTGCCGCTCGCACCGGACACCCGGATCGCCGTGGTCGGCCTGCTCGCCGACGAGTGCAAGCTCGACTGGTACAGCGGCACGCTCATCCACCGCTCCACCCCGCTGGAGGGCCTGTACGAGCGGTTCGGCGCGGAGCGGGTGGAGTTCGCGGAGGGCGTCGACCGCGTCCTGCTGAAGACCTCGGCCGGAACCTTCCTGCGCGTCCCCGAGGCCGAAGCCGACGACGAGGTGCGCGGCGCCGAGGGCGCCCTCGACCCGGCCCTGCTCGCCGGCCGTACCGACCTGCCCCCGCTGACCTGCGGCCCGACCGGCACCGAACTCGCGCTCGTCGACTGGGGCGAGGGCGTGCTGACGCTGCGCGCCCCCGACGGCCGCTATCTCTCCGTCGCCGGGGACGGCTGCCTCCGCGCCTCCGCCGACCAGCCCGGAGGCTGGGTCGTCCAGGAGACGTTCCGCCTGGAACCGCATGGGAACGGGCACCTCCTCCGGCATCTCGGCACGGGTCACCACGTGTCAGTCGCCGCCGACGGCGTCAGGGTTGCCGAGGCGAATCCGGAAGCGTTCGAGCTCGTCGTCGTCGAATCCGGGGAAGAAGCGGTGGCGCGTGTCACCTCGCGGGCGGACGTGGTCCTGGTGGTCGCGGGCAACGACCCCCACATCAACGGCCGCGAGACCGAGGACCGCACGACACTGGCCCTGCCCGCCCATCAGGAACGCCTCCTGCGGGCCGCCCGCGCCGCCAACCCGAACACGGTGCTGGCGCTGGTGTCGGCATACCCGTACGCCGTCGACCCGGCCGCGATCCCGGCGATGCTCTGGACGTCCCACGGCGGCCAGGCGGCCGGCACCGCCCTGGCCCGGGTCCTGGCCGGCGACGTCTCCCCCGCGGGCCGCCTCCCGCAGACCTGGTACGCCGACGACGCCGACCTGCCCGGCCTCCTCGACTACGACGTGATCGACGGCCGCCAGACGTACCTGTACTTCGAAGGGACCCCACTGTTCCCGTTCGGCCACGGCTTGTCGTACGCGCGTTTCTCGTACGTCGGCCTGCGGACGACGGTGGGCGGCAACGCGCTGACGGTCACCTTCACGGTCACCAACACCGGCGAGGTGACGGCCGACGAGGTCGCCCAGCTCTACACCCGCGCCGTGGACCCGACGGTGCCGCGTCCGCGCCGCGAGCTGGTGGCGCACGGCAGGGTGCGGCTGGCTCCCGGCGAGCGGCAGGAGCTGAGTTTCGAAGTCCCGCTGTCCGCCTTCGACTTCTGGGACGTCGCCCGGGGCGGTTGGCGCCGCGAGCCGGGCCGGTACGAGATCCTGGCCGGCGCCTCCAGCGAGGACATCCGCCTGCGTACGACCCTGACCCTGGCCGGCGAGGCGCCCGCCCCGCGCCCGGCCGTCCGACGCGGCCTGAACGCGGCCGACTTCGACGAGCAGAGCGGCATCGCGATCGTCGACCGCACGAAGGCGTCGGGCGATGCGGTGACGCCGGCGCAGGGCGGGTCGGGCGAACTGGTCTACCGGCACTGCGACTTCGGGGCCGGCGTCACACAGGTGACGGCGACGGTCTCCGGCGACGGCGTGGTCGAGGTGTCCCTGGACGGGGGCCCGGTGCTCGCCGTACTGGCGTCCGGGGCGGCGGATGCGGGTCCGTACGACTACTCGACGGTGAGCGCCGGCATCACCGCCGACGGCGTCCACGACGTCCACCTCGAACTGCGCGGCCCACTGCGGCTCGCGCACGTCGGCTTCTCCGGTTGAGGGTCCGGAACAGGCCGACGCAGGAAGGGGCCCGGCACCGGAAGGCATCGGTGCCGGGCCCCTTCGGGAATCCTATATGAAAATGGTTCCCATTAGCTAGCCCCCTTTGGCCAGCCTTGCGACTGATTCAGAGAGCGATGCCGGTGAGGACCATCACGCGCTCGTAGGTGTAGTCGTCCATCGCGAACTTCACGCCCTCACGGCCCACACCGGACTGCTTGGCGCCGCCGTACGGCATCTGGTCGGCGCGGTAGGAGGGCACGTCGCCGATCACGACGCCGCCGACCTCGAGGGCGCGGTGGGCGCGGAACGCGGTCTGCAGGTCGTGGGTGAACACACCTGCCTGGAGGCCGTACTTGGAGTCGTTGGCGGCGGCGAAGGCGGCGGCCTCCCCGTCGACCTTCTGCACGGTGAGGACGGGTCCGAAGACCTCCTCGCACGCGAGGGTCGTGCCGGCCGGTACGTCGGTCAGCACGGTCGGCGCGTAGGAGGCGCCGTCGCGCTTGCCGCCGGTGAGAAGGCTGGCCCCGGCGGAGACGGCCTCCTCGACCCAGTTCTCGACGCGCTTGGCGGCGTCCTCGCTGACCAGCGGGCCGACATCGGTGGCGTCGTCGCCAGGGTCACCGGTGACCTGGGCCTCGACGGCGGCGACGATGCGCGGCACGAGCCGGTCGTACACGGACGCGTCCGCGATCACCCGCTGCACGGAGATGCAGGACTGGCCGCCCTGGTAGTTGGAGAACGTGGCGATGCGGGTCGCGGCCCGGTCGAGGTCCGCGTCGGAGGCGAAGTCGGCGAGCACGATCGCCGCGCCGTTGCCGCCCAGCTCCAGGGTGCAGTGCTTGCGCGGCACCGAGTCCATGATCGCGTAGCCGACCTTCTCGGAGCCGGTGAAGGAGATGACCGGCAGACGCTCGTCCTGGACCAGGGCGGGCATCTTGTCGTTCGGCACCGGGAGGATGCTCCAGGAGCCGGCCGGAAGCTCGGTCTCGGCGAGCAGCTCACCGAGGATCAGCCCGGACAGCGGGGTGGCCGGGGCGGGCTTCAGGATGATCGGCGCGCCGGCGGCGATGGCCGGGGCGATCTTGTGGGCGCACAGGTTGAGCGGAAAGTTGAAGGGCGCGATACCGAGGACGACACCCTTGGGGAAGCGCCGGGTGAAGGCGAGCCGCCCCTGACCGCCCAGGTCGGTGTCGAGCCGCTGGGCCTCGCCGCCGTTGAACCGCCGGGCCTCCTCGGCCGCGAACCGGAACACGGACACGGCACGGCCGACCTCGCCGCGGGCCCACTTCATGGGCTTGCCGTTCTCGGCGGAGATCAGCCGGGCGATCTCCTCGGTCCGCTCGACGAGCCGCCTGCTGACGTGGTCGAGGGCGGCGGCACGTACGTGGGCCGGGGTCGCGGCGAAGTCCTCGCGGACGGCGTACGCGGCGGCCACGGCCTCCTCGGTCTGCGCGTCCGTCGGCACGCTCACCGTGCCGACGACCCGCCCGTCCCACGGGGAGGTCACATCAAAGCTGTCCTCGCCGCTGACCTGGCGGCCGGCGAGCCAGAAGGCGTGGGTGGAAGTCATATGAATTCCCGGCCCTTCCGCGATTGGGGGTGTCCTGGTGTGTCGTGGTCCACGGTAGGGGCGAGGCGGCGGCGCGGCGTTTGTCCGGGGTGTAGTGGTAGGGGGCCGGGGTTCGACGGATTGGCAGAGCGGCGGCTCGGCTCGGCGCCGGCCCGGATTCTCCGGCGCGCTCGGTCGCCCTGCTCGGTCGTCCTACTCGGACGACGTCGCCTTCAACGCCAGCCAGAGCTCCATCCGCACGTCCGCGTCGTCCAGGGACCGCCCCAGAATCTCCTCCACCCGCCGCATCCGGTACCGCAGCGTGTGCCGGTGCACCCCGAGGTCCGCTGCCGCCGCGTCCCACTGCCCGTGCCGGGACAGCCAGGCCCGCAGCGAGGCGACCAGATCCCCCCGCCCCGTCGCGTCGTGCTCGTGCAGCGCCCGCAGCAACCCGTCCGCGAACGCCTTCACCGCGTCGTCCGCGAGCAACGGCAGCACCGACCCCGCCGCCATCTGCTCGTGCTCCACACACACCCGCCCCCGCCGCCGCGCCACCGACAGCGCCTGCTCGGCCTGCTTGTACGCCGCCGCCGCGGCGATGGGTCCGGCCGGCGCCGAGAGCCCGACGACCAGCTCGTCCTCGTCGGCGCCCCCCGACTGCTCCGGTACGGCCCCCGTCCGCGCCGCCTCCAACGCCGCCGCGTAGTCCGCACACGCGCCCACCGCCGCACCCCCGTCGGCCGCGAGCACCACCAGCCGCGCCGCGTCTCCCTCCCCCTCGGGGACCACCAGCACCGCTTCCCCGGCCCGCGCCGCCGCCGACTCCACGATCTCGGTGAGGGCACCCAGCGGATCGCCGCTCGCCTCGGAGGCGGCGACCAGCACCGCGGCGGACGCCTTGGTGAGCGCCACCCGGCTCCCGGAGTCCACGACACGCGCCGCCGACACCGAGGCGGCCTCGGCGACGATCACCCGGAAGGGCGCGTCCAGGAGCCCTCCGTACAGGTCCCCGGCCACCGCCCGCGCATGATCGGGCTCCCCGGCCAGCAGCATGCGCAGCACTGCCGCGCCGACCCGCGCCTCGGCCGCCTGCAGCGAGCGCGACCGCTCGGTGGTCAGGGTCAGCAGCGCGATGGCCGAGTGCACGGCGTACCGCTCCGCCGTGCCCAGTGCCGCCGCCGTGCCCACGGCCAGGGCGGCACGAGGCCGGCGGCCGGTGCCCAGGGTGTGCAGCTCGACCCGGTCCTCGTTCTCCGGCCCGCCCACGACGGACGACGCCGGCGCCGGCCGCTCGCGCAGCCGCTCCACGTCCGCCGTGAGCCGTGCCGCCCGCCGCCCGGCCCACTCCGGTGCGGTCGCCACGACGGCACCGGACGCGTCGTACAGCGCCGCCCAGCCGTCGACCTGCGAGGCCAGCGCGGCCAGCAGCCCTTCCGGCCCGTCGGTCAACGCCTGCTTGGTCAGCTCCCGTTGGGCCGCGAACCCCGCCGTCACCGCCCGGTACTGGTCCGCCGCGATCGCTGCCGACACGGCTTTGCTGATGGCGAGGAACGGCGTGCGGCGCGGCACCTCCAGCAGCGGCATGCCCTCCTGCGCCGCCGCGTCGACGAGTGCCTCGGGGATGTCCTCGTAGTTGACGCCGACCGCGAAGCCGAGTCCGGCCACGCCCGCGCCGACCAGCCGCCGCACATAGCGCTGCATCGACTCGGGGTTCTCCGCGTCCAGCTTGAGCGCGGTGATCAGGAGCAGTTCCCCGCCCTCCATATAGGGGACCGGGTCGGCGAGCTCACTGGCGTGCACCCAGCGCACGGGCACGTCCAGGCGGTCCTCGCCCGCCCGCACGGTCAGCTTGAGCGCGGAGTGGTGCAGGAGCGAGGCGAGCGTGGGGGGCATGAGGCCTTCAAATCGGTGTGAGCTCTGTGACCGCTGGATCTTCGGTGATCTCTGTGATCATTTGGCCGCCGTGTATGAACGACCTGTGCCGATTCTGCCTCACCGTACGGTCCCCCCGCGGCCTGACGCCCGTACCCCGAGGTCAGCCCCGCAGGTCCACCAGCAACGGCGGCGCGTGCTCGCCCTGGACGCTGGTGAGCGACAGCACCGCATGCCCCGGCGGCACCGCGTGCGCCAGCTCGGACGCCGACCAGCGCTCGCGCTCGACCTGGCGCACGGTCACCGCCCGCGCGGTCGGCGCCTTGCCGGTGATCACCCGTCGCAGCGCGTGCACGGCCTTCCCGGCCGGGGTCTCCGCGATGATCTGGCGGTCGGTGACGTCCCGCGCCTCGGTCCACTCCTTGCCCCACACCTCGGCGAAGTCCTGCCCGTCCCAGGGCGTGATCCCGGCCAGCGCCATCCGGCACCCGGCGGCGCCGAGCAGTGGCCCGCGCAGTGGCCTCGGCGCGTCGTCCAGGCTGCGCAGCGTGAGCACCGCGCCGGCGTTTCCGGACCGCAGCCGCTGGATGCCCCGTACGGCCTCGGGCGTCACGACGCCGGTCGCGTCGTCCAGCACCAGACAGGCGAACAGCGACCGGTCCTCCCGTACGGCGATGCTGGCCGTGAACTGCGCCAGCACCAGCCGCGCCAGCATCCGCGAGGCCTCCGCGTGCCCGCGCGCCGGCAGGTCGATGCGGACCCGGACGGGGTGGTCGAGGGCCTTGAGCGAAAACGGCCGCGACTGCCCGGACGTGTCGAAGAACCCGGCGAAGGCAGGGCGGTCGAGCAGCGCCACCCGGTCCGCGAGCACAGCCGCCACATCGCCGGGATGCCCCGACTGCCGCTCCCGGGCGTCGAGTTCGCGAATGAGGGATGCCTGCCCGGACCCCTCCAGCGCCGTGCGCAGCGCGCCGAGCGCACCAGGGGCGCCGTCCAGCAGCTGCCGTAGCTCCGCCACGGACGGGAAGCGCTGATGGACCGCGCGGAACGGCCCGAGCAGCTGGGCCAGCACGGTGGTGGAGCGGCGGCTGTCGCTGCCCGGATGCGGGTCGGCGAGATCCCCGACGAGCGCCTCGGCGAGCACGGCCGCCGCCTCGTCGGGGTCGCCGGTGCCGCCGTACAGGTCCAGGTCGTAGACCGAGTCCGGGTTTCCGATCCGTACGACGACGTCGTACGAGTCCTCCGGTCCGAGCCCCGTGCCCGCCGCGCCGACCACGACCACGGCGGCCCGTCCGGCGAGCGCGTGCAGGCACAGCGACTCGGCCAGCGGCCGCACGACGGTCCCCGTCTTGCCGGACCCGGCGGGCCCGACGGCGAGCAGGGAGGTGCCGAGCAGGTCGGGCCCGAGGCCCAGCCCCGTCCCGCGGTAGGCGTACGGATTGCGCGGATCGTCGGCGGTCGTACCGAGCCGCACCTGACCGCTGACGAGGTCGTGCCGCGCGATCCGGCCCGGCACGTCGCGCTCGCCCGACGGATGCAGACAGGCGGCGGCGCCGTCCTTGAGCACGGCACCGCTGAAGGTGGCAAGGTCGTGCCGCCCACTGCGCACGCCCTGCCAGGCGCGGGTGATCCGGGCGTAGTCGACGTCCCGCATCAGCCCCGACCGAGCGTCGGCACTCAGCCGCTCGGCGGCATCCGCGGCACCGGCGGTGCGCAGCGCGGGCCAGGACGCGGGGTCCTGCTCGGGGGCGGGCGCCCGCTCGGGCGCGGGTGCCGTACGAAGCCAGGCGGGCGGGCCGTAGCGACGCCAGACCTCGCCCCAGCGGCCCAGCCGGCCGACGGCGAGCATTATGGCGAGGGCGATGAGCGTGTAGTAGCTGTACCAGAGGACGGCGTTGCCGACGCGGTCGTTGTTCTCGCGCCAGGAGTCCGGGGTGAACAGCTCCAGGGGCAGCACCCACCAGCCACCGAGATAGCCGTTCCAGAGCAGCGACCAGATCAGCCACCCGACCAGGAAGGCGATCACCGCCCCGCTCAGCAACTGCCGCCCCGGGATCCGCTCGGGCTCCGCGTCCGGGCGGGGCACGTGCCCGAACCGCCACACGCCGGGCAGCGCCTCCGGTCGTGGCGCCCGCAGCCAGGTCAGGAACGCCGAGTCGTCCGGCCCCGCACCCGGCGCCCGCGTCGGCCGTGGCGGCACCGCAGGGGCCTGTGGTGGTGCCGCAGGCCGAGGCACAGGCGTGGCGTGCGTACCCCGCGCGTCCTGCGTCCCGTCGCTGTCCATCGCCCTTGCCCCCTGACCAGCCGTTCCGTCCGTACCATCCACCATCAGCGAGTCAATCTAACGCGCACTCCTGGGGAGTTCACCGCTTACACGGCCGACCGAACGGATCGAGCTGCTCCAGACACTCGGCGTCGCTATGTCCACGACGGACAACCGAACCCCCTGACAACGCCCACATGGAGCATGCCCACCCCCCGCTCCCCGCCCTAGCCTGCGAGAAAAGAACAAGACAAGCGTCCGCAAAACCCCCAGGAGCCCCTCATGAGCGCACTTCCGCAGGAGCGCCGCCTCGTCACCGCCATCCCCGGCCCGAAGTCGCAGGAGCTGCAGGCCCGCCGTACCGCCGCGGTCGCGCAGGGCGTGGGCTCCGTGCTGCCCGTGTTCACCGCGCGGGCAGGGGGCGGCATCATCGAGGACGTCGACGGGAACCGGCTCATCGACTTCGGTTCGGGCATCGCCGTGACGTCCGTCGGCGCGTCCGCCGAGGCGGTCGTACGCAGGGCGAGCGCGCAGCTCGCCGACTTCACCCACACCTGTTTCATGGTCACGCCGTACGAGGGCTACGTGGCCGTCGCCGAGGCGCTGGCCGAGCTGACGCCGGGTGACCACGCCAAGAAGTCGGCGCTGTTCAACTCCGGCGCCGAGGCCGTCGAGAACGCCGTCAAGATCGCCCGCTCGTACACCAAGCGCCAGGCCGTCGTCGTCTTCGACCACGGCTACCACGGCCGTACGAACCTCACCATGGCGCTGACCTCGAAGAACATGCCGTACAAGCACGGCTTCGGCCCGTTCGCGCCCGAGGTCTACCGCGTGCCGGTCGCCTACGGCTACCGCTGGCCGACCGGTGCGGAGAACGCCGGGCCGGAGGCCGCCGCGCAGGCCATGGACCAGATCAGCAAGCAGGTCGGTGCGGAGAACGTCGCCGCGATCATCATCGAGCCGGTACTCGGCGAGGGCGGCTTCATCGAGCCGGCCAAGGGCTTCCTGCCGGCGATCAGCAAGTTCGCCTCCGACAACGGCATCGTCTTCGTCGCCGACGAGATCCAGTCCGGCTTCTGCCGCACCGGCCAGTGGTTCGCCTGCGAGGACGAGGGCATCGTCCCGGACCTGATCACCACCGCCAAGGGCATCGCGGGCGGTCTGCCGCTCGCCGCCGTGACCGGTCGCGCCGAGATCATGGACGCGGCGCACGCCGGCGGCCTGGGCGGCACCTACGGCGGCAACCCGGTGGCGTGCGCCGGTGCGCTGGGCTCCATCGAGACCATGAAGGAGCTCGACCTCAACACCAAGGCGAAGAACATCGAGGCGACCATGAAGGCCCGCCTCACCGCCATGGCCGAGAAGTTCGACATCATCGGCGACATCCGCGGCCGTGGCGCCATGATCGCCATCGAGCTGGTCAAGGACCGCACCACCAAGGAGCCCGACGCGCAGGCGACCGCCGCGCTCGCCAAGGCCTGCCACCAGGAGGGCCTGCTGGTCCTGACCTGTGGCACCTACGGCAATGTGCTGCGCTTCCTGCCTCCGCTGGTGATCGGCGAGGACCTCCTCAACGAGGGCCTGGACATCATCGAACAGGCCTTCGCCCGCATCTGAGGCCACAGCAAAACCACTGGTGAGCGACAGGGGCCTCGCCCCATGCGACTCGTCCGCCCCAGCCCCGGCACCTTCCGTGATTCCGGGGCCGGGGCGGCTACCGTCAGAGCGTGTGAAGAAGGTGTGCGAGGTGGATGTCAGGACGCCTTTCCGGCTGTCTAACACCATCGCCCTGTCGTAGGTTCTAAGCAGATGAGAGATACACCCCGCCCAGAGGGGACTCTGGGCGACTTCGGGCCGAGGCCTCCCCAGCTTCGACCTGGTCGTGCCCTCGCGCACACACCCGGAGCTTCCGGCTCCGGATCTCCTCACCGATCGGACAGTCGCCCGCCCCAAACCCCCCGGGGCGCGCGACCTTCCGATCCGGACGGCCGCCCCGGAACCACCCCCCCTGTTCCGGGGCGGCCGACCTCCCTCTTCGTCCTTCTCGGACTCCTCGGGCTTCCCGCCCTTCTCTTCGTGCTCATCACCTGGCAGGTGGTGGCCGACGGCCCGCTGGTCGACCTCGACGAGGCGACCAGCCGGGCCCTGGCTCATCCGGACCGTTTCTCCGAACTCCTCGCCGACCTGGGCAATGTGCCGGTCGCGGTGCCCGTGCTCGCCGTGAGTCTGACGTACGTCGCCTGGCGGGCCCGCAGCACTGGTACACACCAATGGTGGTGGCCGGCCGC is a window from the Streptomyces sp. NBC_00299 genome containing:
- a CDS encoding phosphatase PAP2 family protein, translating into MRDTPRPEGTLGDFGPRPPQLRPGRALAHTPGASGSGSPHRSDSRPPQTPRGARPSDPDGRPGTTPPVPGRPTSLFVLLGLLGLPALLFVLITWQVVADGPLVDLDEATSRALAHPDRFSELLADLGNVPVAVPVLAVSLTYVAWRARSTGTHQWWWPAASAALLMALVPALVIPLKILTDRPGTPVVPPATGYYPSGHTATAAIAYGAATLLLLPWLSSVFARRALLVTCAVLNLCVGFGLVRRGYHWPLDVAASWCLCTVLLSLLWLFLSRAGRRPA
- the gabT gene encoding 4-aminobutyrate--2-oxoglutarate transaminase, which encodes MSALPQERRLVTAIPGPKSQELQARRTAAVAQGVGSVLPVFTARAGGGIIEDVDGNRLIDFGSGIAVTSVGASAEAVVRRASAQLADFTHTCFMVTPYEGYVAVAEALAELTPGDHAKKSALFNSGAEAVENAVKIARSYTKRQAVVVFDHGYHGRTNLTMALTSKNMPYKHGFGPFAPEVYRVPVAYGYRWPTGAENAGPEAAAQAMDQISKQVGAENVAAIIIEPVLGEGGFIEPAKGFLPAISKFASDNGIVFVADEIQSGFCRTGQWFACEDEGIVPDLITTAKGIAGGLPLAAVTGRAEIMDAAHAGGLGGTYGGNPVACAGALGSIETMKELDLNTKAKNIEATMKARLTAMAEKFDIIGDIRGRGAMIAIELVKDRTTKEPDAQATAALAKACHQEGLLVLTCGTYGNVLRFLPPLVIGEDLLNEGLDIIEQAFARI
- a CDS encoding ATP-binding protein — protein: MDSDGTQDARGTHATPVPRPAAPPQAPAVPPRPTRAPGAGPDDSAFLTWLRAPRPEALPGVWRFGHVPRPDAEPERIPGRQLLSGAVIAFLVGWLIWSLLWNGYLGGWWVLPLELFTPDSWRENNDRVGNAVLWYSYYTLIALAIMLAVGRLGRWGEVWRRYGPPAWLRTAPAPERAPAPEQDPASWPALRTAGAADAAERLSADARSGLMRDVDYARITRAWQGVRSGRHDLATFSGAVLKDGAAACLHPSGERDVPGRIARHDLVSGQVRLGTTADDPRNPYAYRGTGLGLGPDLLGTSLLAVGPAGSGKTGTVVRPLAESLCLHALAGRAAVVVVGAAGTGLGPEDSYDVVVRIGNPDSVYDLDLYGGTGDPDEAAAVLAEALVGDLADPHPGSDSRRSTTVLAQLLGPFRAVHQRFPSVAELRQLLDGAPGALGALRTALEGSGQASLIRELDARERQSGHPGDVAAVLADRVALLDRPAFAGFFDTSGQSRPFSLKALDHPVRVRIDLPARGHAEASRMLARLVLAQFTASIAVREDRSLFACLVLDDATGVVTPEAVRGIQRLRSGNAGAVLTLRSLDDAPRPLRGPLLGAAGCRMALAGITPWDGQDFAEVWGKEWTEARDVTDRQIIAETPAGKAVHALRRVITGKAPTARAVTVRQVERERWSASELAHAVPPGHAVLSLTSVQGEHAPPLLVDLRG